Proteins from a genomic interval of Pantoea deleyi:
- a CDS encoding alpha/beta fold hydrolase, which translates to MSPTYALKKPLAALLTLLALSAPAFASATPVYGEQLEGFTYPYPLHHLEFQSQQQSLSMGYMDVRPAQQANGKTVVLMHGKNFCGATWEETIRALSQQGYRVIAPDQIGFCSSTKPDRYQYSFQQLADNTHQLLARLGVKQAVIIGHSTGGMLATRYALMYPDQTQKLVLVNPIGLEDWKAKGAPWRSVDQWYQRELRLSAAGIRKYEQQTYYAGRWKPEYDRWVDMLAGLNGGPGHQKVAWNSALLYDMIFTQPVFYELGDLKVPTTLMIGTADTTAIGSDIASPAVRSQLGKYAVLGKAAAQRIPGARLIEFPGMGHAPQMEAPVTFNQTLLDDLARP; encoded by the coding sequence ATGAGCCCGACATACGCGTTGAAAAAACCGCTTGCCGCTTTGCTCACCTTGCTGGCTTTATCTGCACCGGCCTTTGCCAGTGCCACGCCGGTATATGGCGAACAGCTGGAAGGCTTTACCTATCCCTATCCGCTGCACCACCTTGAGTTTCAGTCCCAGCAGCAGTCGCTGAGCATGGGTTATATGGATGTCAGACCGGCGCAGCAGGCCAACGGCAAAACGGTGGTGCTGATGCATGGCAAAAACTTCTGCGGCGCGACCTGGGAAGAGACGATTCGGGCGCTGAGTCAGCAGGGGTATCGCGTGATCGCGCCCGACCAGATTGGATTCTGCAGTTCCACCAAGCCCGATCGCTACCAGTACAGTTTCCAGCAGCTGGCCGACAATACCCATCAGCTGCTTGCCCGGCTGGGGGTGAAACAGGCGGTGATCATCGGTCACTCTACGGGCGGAATGCTGGCTACCCGCTATGCCCTGATGTATCCGGATCAGACGCAGAAGCTGGTGCTGGTTAACCCGATCGGGCTGGAGGACTGGAAGGCGAAGGGCGCACCGTGGCGCTCCGTCGATCAGTGGTATCAGCGCGAGCTCAGGCTCAGCGCTGCGGGCATCCGGAAATATGAGCAGCAGACTTACTATGCCGGACGCTGGAAACCGGAATACGATCGCTGGGTCGATATGCTGGCGGGCCTCAACGGGGGGCCAGGGCATCAGAAGGTGGCCTGGAACTCCGCCTTACTCTACGACATGATCTTCACGCAGCCCGTGTTCTATGAGCTGGGTGATCTGAAGGTGCCCACGACGCTGATGATCGGCACCGCCGATACCACCGCGATCGGCAGCGACATCGCTTCACCGGCGGTCAGATCGCAGCTGGGAAAATATGCGGTCCTGGGTAAAGCGGCGGCTCAACGCATTCCGGGCGCGCGGTTAATCGAATTTCCTGGCATGGGACACGCGCCACAGATGGAGGCGCCGGTGACATTTAACCAGACGCTGCTCGACGATCTGGCGCGCCCCTGA
- a CDS encoding GGDEF domain-containing protein encodes MKAPGIPADEAQRLSQLRALNIMNTPAEERFDRLTRLARRLFDVPVALVSLLEADHQWFKSAQGYEPAGSPRNISFCGHAILQDEIMIVEDTHNDVRFHDNPLVTGEPHIRFYAGCPLRAPGGAKMGTLCIIGREPRQFNEEDQATMRDLAAMAEAELVAFQTATCDELTQITNRRGFMTLGQMVLNECRMKNRPACLTFLDLDRFKQINDTLGHCEGDRALMDFADAMKVVFKHSDLFARLGGDEFVVLLNGRCQQQSEALLAQFARYLRQQSVSLNRRYQLQFSSGVVEFDPAHPQPLEQLLHDSDQQMYRSKKQKRATA; translated from the coding sequence ATGAAAGCACCTGGAATTCCTGCCGACGAGGCACAACGTTTATCGCAGTTGCGTGCGCTGAACATCATGAACACCCCAGCGGAAGAGCGTTTCGATCGTCTGACCCGCCTGGCGCGCCGCCTGTTTGACGTTCCTGTCGCGTTAGTCAGTCTGCTGGAAGCTGACCATCAGTGGTTTAAATCCGCCCAGGGCTATGAACCTGCCGGATCGCCACGCAACATCTCCTTCTGCGGTCACGCCATCCTGCAGGATGAGATCATGATCGTTGAAGATACGCACAATGATGTCCGCTTTCATGATAATCCGCTGGTGACCGGCGAGCCGCACATCCGCTTCTATGCGGGCTGTCCGCTACGCGCGCCGGGCGGTGCAAAGATGGGGACGCTCTGCATCATCGGTCGTGAGCCGCGTCAGTTTAACGAAGAGGATCAGGCCACCATGCGTGACCTGGCGGCAATGGCTGAAGCGGAGCTGGTCGCGTTTCAGACCGCCACCTGCGATGAACTGACGCAGATTACCAACCGGCGCGGCTTTATGACGCTGGGACAGATGGTGCTGAATGAGTGCCGGATGAAAAACCGCCCCGCCTGCCTGACCTTTCTCGATCTCGACAGGTTCAAGCAGATCAATGACACCCTGGGCCACTGCGAAGGCGACCGCGCGCTGATGGACTTTGCTGATGCGATGAAAGTGGTGTTTAAGCACTCCGATCTGTTTGCCCGTCTGGGCGGTGATGAGTTTGTGGTGCTGCTGAACGGGCGATGCCAGCAGCAGAGCGAAGCCCTGTTAGCGCAGTTTGCCCGCTACCTGCGCCAGCAGTCGGTCAGCCTGAATCGGCGCTATCAGCTGCAATTCTCTTCCGGCGTCGTGGAGTTTGATCCGGCCCATCCGCAACCCCTGGAGCAGTTGCTGCACGACAGCGATCAGCAGATGTACCGGAGCAAAAAGCAGAAGCGGGCCACGGCATAA
- the hemB gene encoding porphobilinogen synthase — MSDYSLIQRPRRLRASASMREMFQESSLSLNDLALPIFVEEEVDDYKPIQAMPGVMRIPEKRLAYEIERIARAGIRSVMTFGISHHTDATGSDAWNENGLVARMSRICKDTVPEMIVMSDTCFCEYTSHGHCGVLCDHGVDNDATLANLGRQAVVAAAAGADFIAPSAAMDGQVEAIRRALDAAGFTQTAIMSYSTKFASSFYGPFREAAGTALKGDRKTYQMNPMNRREAIRESLLDAAQGADSLMVKPAGAYLDILRDIRERTELPLAAYQVSGEYAMIKFAAQAGAIDERNVVLESLGAIKRAGADLIFSYFALDLAEQKVL; from the coding sequence ATGTCTGATTATTCCCTTATCCAGCGCCCAAGAAGATTGCGCGCCAGCGCCTCGATGCGTGAAATGTTCCAGGAGTCTTCGCTGAGCCTGAACGATCTGGCTCTGCCCATCTTTGTTGAAGAAGAAGTCGACGATTACAAACCGATTCAGGCGATGCCTGGCGTGATGCGTATTCCGGAAAAACGCCTTGCGTATGAAATCGAGCGCATCGCCAGAGCGGGTATCCGTTCGGTGATGACCTTTGGTATTTCGCACCATACCGATGCCACCGGCAGCGATGCCTGGAATGAAAACGGTCTGGTGGCGCGCATGTCCCGCATCTGCAAGGACACCGTGCCGGAAATGATCGTGATGTCCGACACCTGTTTCTGTGAATACACCAGCCACGGCCACTGCGGCGTGCTGTGCGATCACGGCGTCGATAACGATGCCACCCTGGCTAACCTGGGCAGGCAGGCGGTGGTTGCAGCCGCAGCCGGTGCTGATTTCATCGCCCCGTCGGCCGCGATGGATGGTCAGGTGGAAGCGATTCGTCGGGCACTGGACGCGGCGGGCTTTACCCAGACGGCGATCATGTCCTACTCCACCAAGTTCGCCTCGTCGTTCTACGGGCCGTTCCGCGAAGCCGCTGGCACCGCGCTGAAAGGCGACCGTAAAACCTATCAGATGAACCCGATGAACCGCCGGGAAGCGATCCGCGAATCCCTGCTCGACGCGGCACAGGGTGCCGATTCGCTGATGGTGAAACCGGCGGGTGCCTATCTGGATATCCTGCGCGATATCCGTGAGCGCACCGAACTGCCGCTGGCGGCTTATCAGGTCAGTGGCGAATACGCGATGATTAAATTTGCGGCCCAGGCCGGTGCCATTGATGAGCGTAATGTGGTGCTGGAAAGCCTCGGTGCGATCAAACGTGCCGGTGCAGACCTCATTTTCAGCTATTTCGCCCTTGATCTCGCAGAACAAAAAGTGCTCTGA